Proteins encoded together in one Anopheles darlingi chromosome 3, idAnoDarlMG_H_01, whole genome shotgun sequence window:
- the LOC125958189 gene encoding uncharacterized protein LOC125958189, producing MSARRGLRTRVYDANMSMVENNYRAALERLERSRRATSLEREAKPRGSPFTGGASAALANRYDFNGSIVDEELQAARSRASKVIQEKSIIDQRAEQFRSTSLAPAPLNSVLLENEFDDQVQATLDRIRASKTLLSQLQSDDALESYRTDTRSKLSEQTARKLAEKSVANYDDEEFASTGMTTRKALKIRATSELQSTAKSSSSSKWQDETAESYASKRANATRARLQDIDQEIEDFEQKQAARARRSAQLKQLLAETAAEDIVPASYSAHADGTKVTTGVVKFKSTQKKTVSF from the exons ATGAGCGCTCGCCGAGGACTTCGTACGCGCGTCTACGACGCTAACATGAGCATGGTCGAGAACAACTACAGGGCGGCACTGGAGCGCCTGGAGAGGAGCCGTCGTGCCAC TTCCCTCGAGCGTGAGGCGAAACCACGCGGTTCACCGTTCACTGGAGGCGCCTCCGCTGCCCTCGCCAACCGGTACGACTTCAACGGTTCCATCGTCGATGAGGAGCTGCAGGCGGCCCGTAGCCGCGCCTCGAAGGTGATCCAGGAGAagtcgatcatcgatcagcgCGCGGAGCAGTTCCGCAGCACCAGTCTGGCGCCGGCCCCCCTCAACTCGGTGCTGCTCGAGAACGAGTTCGACGATCAG GTTCAGGCCACACTCGATCGGATTCGGGCAAGCAAAACGCTCCTCAGCCAGCTGCAGTCGGATGACGCGCTGGAATCGTACCGCACCGATACACGCTCGAAGCTGAGCGAACAGACGGCCCGGAAGCTGGCGGAGAAGTCCGTCGCCAACTACGATGACGAGGAGTTCGCGTCGACCGGCATGACCACGCGGAAGGCACTTAAG ATTCGTGCGACGAGTGAGCTGCAGAGCACggccaagagcagcagcagcagcaagtggcaGGACGAGACGGCGGAATCGTACGCGAGCAAGCGGGCTAATGCGACCCGGGCCCGGCTGCAGGACATCGACCAGGAGATTGAGGATTTCGAGCAGAAGCAGGCGGCCCGGGCACGCCGTTCCGCCCAGctgaagcagctgctggccgaaACGGCCGCAGAAGATATCGTGCCGGCCAGCTACAGTGCTCACGCCGACGGTACCAAGGTCACCACCGGGGTCGTCAAGTTTAAGTCCACGCAGAAGAAGACGGTTAGCTTTtaa
- the LOC125955661 gene encoding serine protease 1-like, producing the protein MQGTVLLLWLLGFGVVWCQAVDNVAIDWTQVKPIEQLDHYWARVPAEWQFLRNTSDGSASGRITNGMEASPGQFPYQVLLLVEFGALSTLCGGSVLTNHFILTAAHCGSIGTVSGFGRISDATGGFATILRYTHNPILGNGACIDRWGSLLVEPQNICQSGDGGRSACNGDSGGPLTVINGGRSLQVGLVSFGPDTGCTRGLPVVMARVSFFLDWIVANSDYVVT; encoded by the exons ATGCAAGGAACGGTGTTATTGTTGTGGTTACTAGGATTCGGTGTCGTCTGGTGTCAGGCAGTGGACAATGTAGCGATTGATTGGACGCAAGTGAAACCGATCGAACAGTTGGATCATTACTGGGCACGCGTGCCGGCCGAGTGGCAGTTTCTGCGCAACACTAGCGATGGATCGGCATCCGGGCGCATCACGAACGGTATGGAGGCTAGCCCGGGTCAGTTCCCGTACCAGGTGCTCCTGTTAGTCGAGTTTGGTGCCCTGTCGACCCTGTGCGGTGGTTCGGTACTAACGAATCACTTCATTCTGACGGCGGCCCACTGT GGCAGCATCGGTACGGTGAGTGGCTTTGGGCGTATCAGTGACGCAACCGGTGGCTTCGCGACGATCCTTcgctacacacacaatccGATCCTGGGCAACGGTGCGTGCATCGATCGGTGGGGTTCGTTGCTAGTGGAACCGCAAAACATCTGCCAATCGGGTGATGGGGGCCGATCGGCCTGCAACGGGGACTCGGGTGGACCGCTTACCGTTATCAACGGGGGCCGTTCGCTGCAGGTTGGTCTGGTTTCGTTCGGACCGGACACTGGCTGCACTCGGGGattgccggtggtgatggcgcgAGTATCTTTCTTCCTCGACTGGATCGTCGCCAACTCGGATTACGTGGTGACctag
- the LOC125956479 gene encoding brachyurin-like, translated as MKFAVFATLLAVACAVMATDDIDWSKVRPVSRMPQYWRRLPKELLKQYLTEVRNMPSSARGNSRIVNGYIAQPGQFPYQIALLSNMAGGQGLCGGSVLTANYVLTAAHCVDTATGGLVIYGAQDRTNAAEPSQVRIAFQQAGIRLHPNWNPALIRYDIATVRVVSPVTFTARIQPVTLPRLSDVGHDFAGLIGTVSGFGRFADSVPEASHILRYVNNPIQTNLACSVRFPGVIQPENICLSGDSGRGACQGDSGGPLTIQRDGHTVQLGVVSFGLALGCELNWPSVFARTTSFLQWIAANSDVVLQQ; from the coding sequence ATGAAGTTCGCCGTGTTCGCTACGCTACTCGCGGTCGCGTGTGCCGTGATGGCCACCGACGATATCGACTGGTCGAAGGTACGCCCGGTGTCGCGTATGCCACAGTACTGGCGCCGTCTTCCGAAGGAGCTCCTGAAGCAGTACCTGACCGAGGTTCGCAACATGCCATCCAGCGCCCGCGGTAACTCGCGCATCGTCAACGGATACATTGCCCAGCCCGGTCAGTTCCCGTACCAGATTGCACTGCTGAGCAACATGGCCGGCGGCCAGGGCCTATGCGGTGGTTCCGTGCTGACCGCTAACTACGTGCTGACGGCTGCTCATTGCGTCGATACCGCTACCGGTGGTCTCGTCATCTACGGTGCCCAAGATCGCACGAATGCCGCCGAACCGTCCCAGGTGCGCATCGCCTTCCAGCAGGCCGGCATCCGTCTGCACCCGAACTGGAACCCAGCCCTGATCCGCTACGACATTGCCACCGTACGCGTTGTCTCGCCCGTCACCTTCACCGCACGCATCCAACCCGTCACGCTGCCCCGCCTCAGCGATGTTGGCCACGATTTTGCTGGCCTGATCGGTACGGTATCCGGATTCGGTCGGTTCGCCGATAGTGTCCCCGAAGCGTCGCACATTCTGCGCTATGTCAACAACCCGATCCAGACCAATCTGGCCTGCTCCGTGCGCTTCCCCGGTGTCATTCAACCCGAGAATATCTGCCTCTCTGGCGATTCGGGACGTGGTGCCTGTCAGGGCGATTCTGGCGGACCGCTGACGATCCAGCGCGATGGCCACACCGTCCAGCTCGGTGTCGTCTCGTTCGGTCTTGCTCTCGGCTGCGAACTCAACTGGCCATCCGTCTTTGCCCGTACCACTTCCTTCCTCCAATGGATCGCGGCCAACTCCGATGTGGTGCTGCAACAGTAA
- the LOC125958033 gene encoding flightin isoform X2: MDDGAASTGVIVKNKPGAKPLNIVDDFNRRKMTLYKHWVRPQFLQYNYMYDYRVNYYDDVINYLDRRSRGVATEIPRPQTWAERVLRTQRTTPRDINDVYNYTSISYKRDDDKKLMYTLKKSRPMVRLYFSTAYRGW, from the exons atggatgatggtgctgcgtcCACTGGCGTCATTGTGAAGAACAAACCGGGCGCCAAGCCGCTGAACATCGTCGATGACTTCAATCGGCGCAAGATGACGCTCTACAAGCACTGGGTTCG CCCACAGTTTCTGCAGTACAACTACATGTACGACTATCGCGTCAACTACTACGATGACGTGATCAACTATCTGGATCGGCGATCGCGCGGCGTTGCGACGGAGATCCCGCGCCCCCAGACCTGGGCCGAGCGCGTCCTGAGAACGCAGCGAAC CACGCCGCGTGACATCAACGATGTGTACAACTACACCAGCATCAGCTACAAGCGGGATGACGACAAGAAGCTCATGTACACGCTAA AAAAGAGTCGACCGATGGTACGGCTGTACTTCAGTACCGCGTACAGAGGCTGGTGA
- the LOC125958033 gene encoding flightin isoform X1 produces the protein MDDGAASTGVIVKNKPGAKPLNIVDDFNRRKMTLYKHWVRPQFLQYNYMYDYRVNYYDDVINYLDRRSRGVATEIPRPQTWAERVLRTQRTTPRDINDVYNYTSISYKRDDDKKLMYTLSNQIKSYNCHSKAYTNRKYRKIL, from the exons atggatgatggtgctgcgtcCACTGGCGTCATTGTGAAGAACAAACCGGGCGCCAAGCCGCTGAACATCGTCGATGACTTCAATCGGCGCAAGATGACGCTCTACAAGCACTGGGTTCG CCCACAGTTTCTGCAGTACAACTACATGTACGACTATCGCGTCAACTACTACGATGACGTGATCAACTATCTGGATCGGCGATCGCGCGGCGTTGCGACGGAGATCCCGCGCCCCCAGACCTGGGCCGAGCGCGTCCTGAGAACGCAGCGAAC CACGCCGCGTGACATCAACGATGTGTACAACTACACCAGCATCAGCTACAAGCGGGATGACGACAAGAAGCTCATGTACACGCTAAGTAATCAGATCAAGTCGTACAACTGCCACTCGAAGGCTTACACTAACAGAAAGTACCGCAAGATCCTGTAA